DNA from Mesorhizobium loti R88b:
GCGTCGACGACCCACTTCCATTCCTCTTCCTCGGTGCCATCCGGCACCACCTTGCCGACGGTTGCGGGAACGAGCGTGATGATCTCGCCGTCGAGCTCGCTGACCATGGTCAGCACGTCCTTGACGTACTGCACGGAGCGCTCGCGCTGGCCCTGGTTCCTGGCGGCAAGGTTGCGTTCGCCCAGCATCAGGGTCACCGCGCCCCAGCAACGGATGCCATGCTCCTTCAAGAGCGCCCGCGTCTCCTTGGTCTTGTACTGTTCGGGTTCGCCGGAAATCTCGATCGACTCATAGCCGAATTTCTTGATGCGCTTCAGCGTCACCTCCAACGGCTCCGCGCGCATCCAGTTGTGCGTCGAAAGATGCATGGTCTGTCCTTCCCAAATTCGTCCGTATGGTTTGCCTGCGACATGCGTTGCCAAAAGACGACGCAAGGGTTCCTCCCCAAGGCATCCCCAGCCTTTTCTCGCAAACTGGTTCGACCAATTGGGCCTGAAGCGAGGTCTACAGCAAATTCCATAGAACGGCAAGAAGTGCGGCAACGCAACTCTTCGTGCGGATTATTTCATTGATTATATTGCGATATATGTCGATATTTCGGATGTGCCGAGGGCTTCGGCGATGCATTGTGAGGCTTGACCAAATTCCCCTATTTGGTAATACCAGAATGGCAGTGCCTGCAAAGCGCCCGGTGCGAGAAGACCAAAATGGCTGGCCCTGCTTCCAATCGGCGCTATGCTTGGTCGCGACACAATGAGGGAGGATGCCGATGCCGACGACAATGAAGGGCCCTGGACTGTTTCTGGCGCAGTTCGCGGGTGATGTAGCGCCATTCAATTCGCTGGCCTCGATCACCAAATGGGCCGCCGGTCTCGGCTATAAGGGCGTGCAGATCCCCACCTGGGACGCGCGGCTGTTCGACCTCAAGAAGGCGGCGTCTTCCAAGACCTATTGCGACGAGGTGAAGGGCATCTGCACTGAGGCCGGCGTCGAGGTCACCGAACTGTCGACGCATCTGCAGGGGCAGTTGGTGGCGGTGCATCCGGCCTATGACGCGCAGTTCGACGGCTTTGCGCCGGCATCGGTCCACAACAATCCCAAGGCGCGGCAGAAATGGGCGGTCGAGCAGATGAAGTTCGGCGCCAAGGCGTCGCGCAATCTTGGGCTCAACGCGTCTGTCACCTTCTCCGGCGCGCTGGCCTTCCCCTATCTCTATCCCTGGCCGCAGCGGCCGGCCGGTCTGATCGAAGAAGCTTTCGCCGAACTCGGCAAGCGCTGGAAGCCGATCCTCGATGTCTATGAGGACAATGGCGTCGATGTCGGCTACGAGATCCATCCCGGCGAGGACGTGTTCGACGGTGCCACCTTCGAGATGTTCCTCGACGCGGTCGGCGGCCACAGGCGCTGCAACATCAATTACGACCCGTCGCATTTCCTGCTGCAGCAACTCGATTATCTCGAATTCATCGACATCTACCACGAGCGCATCAAGGCCTTCCACGTCAAGGACGCCGAGTTCAATCCGACCGGGCGGCAAGGTGTCTATTCCGGCTATCAGAGCTGGACCAACCGCGCCGGCCGCTTCCGTTCGCTGGGCGACGGGCAGGTGGATTTCGGCGGCATCTTCTCCAAGCTGACGCAGTACAATTATGATTCCTGGGCGGTGCTGGAATGGGAGTGCTGCCTGAAGCACCCGGAAGACGGTGCGGCCGAGGGCGCACCCTTCATCCAGCACCACATCATCCGGGTGACGGAAAAGGCATTCGACGATTTTGCCGGCGGCGCGACGGACAAGAAAGTGCTGCGCGGCATGATGGGTATCTAACGGAGAAGAACATGGTTGGCGCATCGAAGTCGGAAACGGGAGGCGGCCCGATCCGCTATGGCATGGTTGGCGGCGGGCAAGGCGCCTTCATCGGTGCGGTGCATCGCATCGCGGCGCGCATGGACAATGATTTCGTGCTGGTGGCCGGTGCGCTGTCGGCCAATCCCGAGCGAGCCAAGGCTTCGGCCGCCGAACTCGGGCTCGACCCGGATCGCAGCTATGCGTCCTATGCCGAGATGGCCAAGGCCGAGGCGAAACGCCCCGACGGCATCGAGGCGGTGGCGATCGTCACCCCCAACAATGTCCATGTGCCGGCGGCCAAGGCCTTCCTCGAGGCCGGCATCCACGTCATCTGCGACAAGCCGCTGGCGACCACGCTGGCCGAGGCCAAGAAGCTTGCAGCGATCGTCGAGAAGACCGGCAAGGTGTTCGTGCTGACCCACAACTACACCGCCTATCCGATGGTGCGGCAGGCGCGCGAAATGGTGGCCAAGGGGCAACTTGGCGATATCCGCATCGTGCAGTCGGAATATCCGCAGGACTGGCTGACCGAGGACCTTGCCGCCACCGGCCAGAAGCAGGCGGCGTGGCGCTCCGATCCCAAGCAGGCGGGTGCGGGCGGTGCACTGGGCGATATCGGCACGCATGCCTACAATCTCGCCCGCTTCGTCTCCGGGCTGGAGCTCGATTCGCTGTCGGCCGATCTCGACGCCTTCGTGCCGGGGCGCCAGCTGGACGACAATGTCAACGTCATGCTGCGCTTCAAACCGGCCGGCAAGACGCATCCGGCCAAGGGCATGATCTGGGCGAGCCAGGTGGCGCCCGGCCATGAGAACGGACTGAAGCTGCGGATCTACGGCTCGAAAGGCGGGCTGGAATGGGTGCAGGCCGATCCGAACTATCTCTGGTACACGCCATTCGGCCAACCGAAACAGCTGCTCACCCGGAATGGCGCCGGTTCGTTGCCGGTTGCCGGCCGTGTCAGCCGTGTGCCGTCGGGCCATCCGGAGGGCTATCTCGAAGGTTTTGCCAACATCTATCAGGAGGCCGCGCGCGCCATTCGCGCGGCACGCAAGAAAGGTGGCAAGCCGGCAAAGGATGTCGTCTTCCCGACCATCCAGGATGGCGTCGAGGGCATGGCCTTCATCGAAGCCTGCGTGAAGTCTTCGAAGAAGAACGGGGCGTGGATGAAGCTTTAGTCGCATGACCAGGTGAGGGGGGCATGGCGCGAAGCAGGCGGAATAGCCAGCGCGTCGTCAAATGGGGGAGGGGCGTCGATGAAGATCGGCATGTGCATGTTCTTATGGACGACCAGCGTCTCGAAAAAGCACGAGGCGCTGTTGCGGGACATCAAGGCGACGGGCTTCGATGGTGTCGAGATACCGGTCTTTGCCGGTGTCCCCGATGACTACAAGAAGCTTGCCGATCTGCTCGACCGCATCGGGCTGGAGCGCACCGCGGTCTCGGCGATGGGCGATCCCTCAATGAACCTTATCTCGGCCGACGCGGCGACCCGCAAGGCCGGCATCGACTACATGAAATGGGCTGTCGATTGCAGTGCTGCACTCGGCGCGAACACGCTGAGCGGCCCGCTGCATTCGACGCTCGGTGCTTTCTCCGGCAACGGCCCGACAACCGTCGAGAAGAAGCGCTCGGTCGCCTCGCAGCGTGCCATTGGCGATCATGCCGGAAAGCGGGGCGTCACCATCGGGCTCGAGGCACTCAACCGCTTCGAGTGCTACCTTCTCAATACGATGGCCGACCTGTCGGAGCATATCGATGCCATCGACCGGCCGCACATCAAGGCGATGTATGACACTTTCCACGCCAATATCGAGGAAGCCGACCCGATCGGCGCCTACACGAAGCATCGCGGCAATGTCGTGCACATCCACATATCCGAGAACGATCGCGGCGTGCCGGGGCGTGGCAACATTCCGTGGAAGGAAACGTTTTCGGCCATCCGCAAGAGTGGCTATGACGACTGGCTGACCATCGAGGCGTTCGGGCGTTCGCTGAAGGATCTGGCAGCGGCGACCAAGGTGTGGCGCGATTTTTCCGAGACGCCTGAGGCGGTGTATCGGGATGGGTATCAGCATATCAGGAATGGGTGGAAGAAGGCTGCTTAGGGCATGTCGATATTCGGGTGAGGCCGGCCTGCAAATGCAGGGTTCCTGCGCTTCCGGTGCTCACGTACCCAAAAGTACGCTCCGCTCCGGCCTTCGCCGGCCGAAGCCCTCAGAAATGCCTCCGCTCGATGAAGGCTATGGCCGGCGAAGGCCGGTTCTCGCAACCCAGCATTTTCGACTCGGCCTGACCCGAATATCGACATGCCCTGAGATGCTGAGATAGCTACCCCTGCTCAGCCTGGATCCGGTTGTAGTCATGGATCGTGCGGCTGAGCCTGCGGCGCAGGAAATTCGAAATGTTGTCGAAGATGAAGACCACGAGCAGCGTCAACAGCACCATGTAGAAGACGTTGGCCCAGTTGGAGTTGGTGCGCATGGCTTCCCACAGTTTCAGGCCGATGCCGCCGGCGCCGACGGCGCCGATGATGGTGGCGCCGCGGGTGTTGGATTCCCATTGGTAGAGCGTCTGGCTGATGAACACCGGTATCACCTCCGGGATCACGCCGTAGCGCTGCACCAGAAGGCCGTTGGCGCCGGTCGAGACGACACCCTCGCGTGGTTTGTCGTCGATGTTTTCCAGCGCCTCGGAATAGGTTTTGCCGAGCGTGCCGATTTCGGTGAAGAAGATCGCAGCACTTCCCGCCAATGGTCCTGGGCCGAAGGCACGGGTGAAGAACAGCGCCCAGATCAGCATGTCGACCGAGCGCATGAAGTCGAAGAAACGCTTGAGCACCTGGCTGAGTATGCCGCTCGGCGTGATGTTGCGGGCGGCGAAGAAGGCGAGCGGGAAGGCGACGATGCCGCCGAGCAGCGTGCCCAGGAACGCCATGACGATGGTCTGCAAAAGCTTCGTCCAGACGTCGCCATGCTGCCACTGGGCGTTGTTCCAGATGTTGTCGCCGGCCAGTGCGAGGTTGGTGGTGCCTGGCTTCAGTTCGGGCCCGGAGATGATCAGCGAGACCACTTCTCCGGCTGATTTGCCGAAGAAGGGCGAGCGCGTGTCGAAGACGAAATTCGCCCAGCCGAGGAAGCGCTTGCGCACCTTGACGCGGTCGACGGTGACACGGACCTCGCCGGCAAAGCCCATCTTGGCGACCACCTCGTCGTCATGCGCGGTGATCCAGTCTGGCACCGGGCCAGTAACCACCGGCTTGCCGCTGGTCAGCGCCACCGGCACGGTCTGGCCATTGGCCACGATGGTCGCCTGCGTCTTGTCGAAGGTGATGGATTTGGCCGGGCCATCGATCATCACCGTGTAGGTGCCGTCTGGACCTTTGATCACCCAGTCGGGGTTGGGGTTGTCGCCCAGCGCCGAGAAGCGCGGATATTTGGGCGTGATCTCAGGCTGGTCGAGACGGAATTCCGGCTGCAAATCATAGCTGACCCACTGCGACAGGAAGAGCGGCAGGCGCTCCCAGTGCGAGTCCCGCAGCACTTGCGGCAGAGTGAAGAACCACATGGCGTAGACGAGATAGAGCACGGTGCCGAGAAGCAGGAACAACGGGCCGAAACGCTTGTAGGCGGGGCGCCGAAACACTTGCGGAAAGCGTTCCTCGATCGCGCTGATTTCGTCTGCGGTCATCGCCGTCATATCAGGCCCCCATGACAAAGGCTTGCTCGCCGACGAGCTTGCGGCGCAGCCAGGCGGAGAACTGGTCGACGATGAAGATGGTGGTGAACAGCAGCAGCACCATGGCCAGCGTCTTGGCGCCGAAGCCGCGCGAGATGGAGAGCTTCAACTCCTCGCCGATGCCGCCACCGCCGACCGCGCCCATGATGGTCGAGATGCGGACGTTGATCTCGATCCGCAGCAGCGTGTAGGACATGAAATTGGGCAGCACCTGCGGCAGTCCGGCAAAGCGAACCCGCTCGAACCAGTTGGCGCCAACCGCCCGCAGGCCTTCCTCGGCCCGCATGTCGATGTTCTCGTTGATCTCGTAGAACAGCTTGCCCAGCGCGCCGATCGAATGCAGGCCGATGGCGATGATGGCGGCGACCGGGCCGATCGAGACGATGGCGGCGAACAGGCCGGCGATGACGATCTCGGGGAACGCGCGCAGCAATTCCATGAAGCGCTTGACGACCAGCCGCAGCACCGGGTGCGGCGTCAGGTTGCGCGCGGCGATGAAGGAAAACGGCACGGCAAAGATGAAACCGATGAAGGTCGAGACCAGCGCCACGTTCACCGTGGTCAGCATCAGCTCGAAATATTCGGGGATGTAGAAACCGCCCCAGACATAGATGCGGCCAAGCGGGAAGTTGAACTCCTGCGTGCCGGTGTCGTGCGGCGAGGCGACGTCGAACAGAGCCCGCCAGACATCGTTCCAGTCCTTGGGGATCAGCCAGCTCAGGAAATCCAGGATGTGCGGCAGCCGGTCGAAGAAGTGGCCGGCATTGGCTTCGTCGGCGAACCACATGCTGGCGAACATCGCGGCAAGCAGCAGGGCGACGCCAAGCGCCGTATAGAACCGGCGCAGCGACGTCTGGCGTCGCCAGGCATCGGCCATCTGGTGGGTGGCGCCAGAGGAGGCTGTCGCGGATGGGGCTGTCACGGAAAGGGTCATGATCGGGGATGCAAAAAGGGCGGTGTTTTCCAACACCGCCCTTTTCGATTTCGCCGTTAGCCGCCGATGGCTGCCTTACGGGCTTCGACGATGACGTTGTAGAAGTCCGGCTTCACCGGGACGTAGCCGGTAAAATCGCCACCTTCGACGCCTTCGAAGCAGGCCTTGTCCTTCTTGGGCAGGTCGGTGAAGAAGGCGGCGAGCTTGGCGGTCATGTCGTCGCCGAGCGCGGTGCGCACGACCAGCGGACCGTTCGGGATCAGGCCCGAGCGCCAGACTTCGACGAAGTCGTTGGGGTCGACGGCGCCCTTGGCGACTTCCTTGTGGAAGGTGCCGGAGGTGTAGCCGTTCTTGAAGTCGCCGATGCCGGAGGAATCGTCCACCGCGACGTCAACCTTGCCGTCGCGCACGGCCAGAACGTTGTTCTCGTGGCCGCCGTTGAACTGGGTCGACGCGAAGAAGGTTTCGTTCGAGGCACCGGTGGTCTTCGGGATCTGGGTCAGCGGGATCAGGTAGCCCGAGGTCGAATCCGGATCGGCGTAGCCGAGCTTCTTGCCCTTGGCCGACTTGATGTCAGTGATGCCGGAGGACTTCAGAGCCAGGCCGATCGAATAATAGCCGGTGGCGCCGTCGGTCTGCTGGGTGGTGAGGATCGGGGTGACGGCCTTCGGATCCTTGAGAACGACGGCTGCATAGCCGGCAGCGCCGAGTTCGGCGAAGTCGAGCGTGCCGCCAAGCAGGCCCTGAATGACGCCGTCATAGTCGGCGGCCGGGAACAGCGAGACCTTCTCGAAGCCGAACTCGGTCTTCAAATGGTCGGCCAGGCACTGGTAGTTGCGCAGCCGGTCGGTCTCGTTTTCACCGCCGAGAATGCCGACGCGGAATTCCTTCATGTCGGCTGCATGAGCGGCGCTGGTGGCCATGGCGAGCACCGAAACGGCGCCGAAAACCATCTTCCTGAACATTGATATCTCTCCTGTAGGTTCCGGCCCCGCGCCGGCAGCGTTCTGATCTTGACAGGTGCCCTTGACGCGGGCGGACGATCCAGTGCGGCTCAATAACCCGGAAATGCAGGTTCGAGCGGTCCGGCGGATGCTGCAATCTTTTGCTTGAAGGCAACGCTGGTGGAGGTGATGGCCTCCGATATCTCGCCGCCATTGCTATCTGCGCCATAGACGAGACGCACCGCCTCACGGTTGAGCTCTTCGGGCGGGCCGTCGAAGACGACCTTGCCGGCGGCCATGCCGATGATGCGGTTGCAATAGGTACGGGCGGTATCGAGCGTGTGGAGATTGGTGACGACGGTGATGCCTTCGCGCAGATTGATGTCCTGCAGCGAGTCCATCACCACCTTGGCGTTGAGCGGGTCGAGCGAGGCGATCGGCTCGTCGGCGAGGATCACCTTGGGCTGCTGCATCATGGCGCGGGCGATGGCGACACGCTGCTGCTGGCCGCCTGAAAGGGTGCCGGCGGGCTGAAGGGCTGTCCGGGCGATGTCGAGGCGCTCGAGCGCGGCGACAGCCTCGGCGCATTCGGCGCGCGAAAACATGCCAAGCAGGTTCGAGATGGTCGAACGGTGGTTCAGCTTGCCGAGCAGCACATTGGTCAGCACATCGAGGCGCGGCACCAGGTTGAACTGCTGGAAGATCATGGCGCAGTCGCGCTGCCAGCGCCGCAGCGGCGAGCCCTGCAGCTTGGAGACATCGGCGCCGTCAAAAAAAATCGACCCCTGGCTGGGATCGATAAGACGGTTGATCATGCGAAGAAGGGTCGATTTGCCGGCGCCCGAACGACCAATGATGCCGACCATCTGACCTTGCGGGATCGAGATGTTGATGTCGCTGACGGCGGTGTTCTTGCCAAATCGTCGGCTGACACCGCGGATTTCGAGCGTGGCAGAGCTTGCTGACATGGGCAGGTTCCAGTCGGGACCATATTAATCGTCAGGCTCTCGCCTAACGCAGCCACATGAACCTGCCGTGTCGCCAGCATGTCAGTTTTGTTACGCTCCACAGACGCGGCGTCAGGCGCTCCTTGCGGTGCGATCAACCAAGCACCAGCAATTCCTCGAAATGCTTCATGTCGCGGAAGGCGCAGAAGGCGGGGGCCTTGATCTCGATCACTGGGGCCTGCCGTGCGAAAAGCGCCAGGCCATCATCGAACAGGTCCTGCCATGCCGCCGCCCTGTCGTCGGCAAGACGCTGGATCTGATAGGCGAAGGTGATGTGGAAGACGTAAGTGTCGTGATCGGGGTGCCGGTAGCCGAACGGCGCCGCCAGCGCATCGCGCCATTGGCGCATGATGCGTACGTCATCGTCCGTCGCGCCGGCAACGGTGAGACCGGTCGGCACGATTTCTACCACCTTGATGTTGAACGGGCCGAAGCCTTCGAAACCTTTCAGCCGTTCCATATAAAGCCTGGTCATGGCGTCGATACTGGTGTCGAGCGGCACGTCGTGCGGCCAGTAACGCAAGCGGCGGCGATATTCGATGATGCCCTGGAACAGTGTCATGTGCAGGCTGGACACCGGCGTGAAGGCGAGACGATCAGCGTCAGGCATCGCCAGCATCTTGTCGCGCACCGCAAGCACCACGCCCTCGGACGGTGAACCGCTGACCAGATGGCTGACGACAGTGTTGCCGGGCTCGGTCAGGAAATTGCCCGAAATGTCGTAGCGCGTGCCGAGATGTGCCGGCGGGGTCGGATTGGAGCCGGCAAAGAATCCGGCGAGCGAGGGTCTGACGGTGTCGGGCATGGCGATCTCCTTGGGGGAGATGACGTCCTGTCCGAGTCATGTGTCAAGGATGTGAACAGGCTTCCCCTGACGATGATGTGAGGGATCAGCCCTCGTATTTTTCCAGAAAAGCCTCCGCTGAAAGCTCGCGGAAATCCTCTAGGGACGCGCGCAGCCTGGCATGGTCCCAGTCCCACCAGGCAAGCGCCTGGTAGCGTTCGGCGGTGCGACGATCGAAGCGTTCGCGGACCGGTTTTGCCGGCACTCCCGCGACGATGGTGTAGGGGGCAACATCCTTGGATACGACGGCTCCGGCGCCGACCGCCGCGCCATCGCCGACGGTGACGCCGGGCAGGACGGTCGAGCCATGGCCGAGCCAGGTGCCGTGGCCGATGGTGACGCGCTTGGCGCGCCGCTCGGCGAAAAATGCGCTCTCGTGCTCGGCATCGTCCCAATAGTCCGAGGCGCGGTAGGTAAAGTGGTGCAGCGTCGGCCGCCAGGTCGGGTGGTTGGTGGCATTGAGGCGCACTGCGGCCGCGATGTTGGCGAACTTGCCGATCGTCGCGCACCAGACGGCGCAGTCCTGCATCATGTAGGAATAGTCGCCGAGTTCACTTTCCGAAACCCGGCTGCGGTCGGCGATCTCGGTCCAGCGGCCCAGCGTGGTATTGTGCACCTCCGCCGTCGGGTGGACCAGCGGCGTCTCCGACAGTTTCCTGGTCATGCGGCGAGTTTTCCCGGAGCAAAAGCGGTGACGTCGATGACGCGGTCGGCCACCGCCTCGCGCACGTCGTGGTCGTGGAAGATGCCGAGCAGGGCGACGCCGGCCGCCTTCTTGGCGGCGATCAGTTCGATCACCACGTCGCGGTTCTTGGCGTCGAGCGAGGCGGTCGGTTCGTCGAGCAGCAGGATCGGATGCTCGGTGATGAAGCCGCGCGCGATGTTGACGCGCTGCTGCTCACCGCCGGAGAAGGTCGCCGGCGGCAGCGCCCAGAGTTTTTCCGGCAGGTTGAGCTGCGCCAACAGCGCGCGTGCCTTGCCTCTGGCTGTCTCGCGCTCCTCGCCGCGTTCGACCAGTGGTTCGGCGACGACATCAAGCGCCGAGACGCGCGGCACGGTGCGCAGGAACTGGCTGACATAGCCGATCGTTTGCCGGCGCACGGCAAGCACGGTGCGGGGGCTGGCATGGGCAAGATCGATCAGGCCGTCCTCATGCTTGACGATGATCTGGCCTTCGTCGACGGCATAGTTGCCGTAGAGCATCTTCAGGATCGAGCTCTTGCCGGCGCCGGACGGGCCGCCGAGCACGGTGCATTCCCCAGCCTTGATCGAGAAGGAGACACCGGCGACGACGGGCAGTTTGATGCCATCGCGCAGATGCATGGTGAAGCTCTTGGCGACGTCGGAAACAACGAGCGGAGTTGGCATCGTTACACCTGCAAAATGGAAGAAACGAGAAGCTGCGTGTAAGGCGCGCGCGGATCGTCGAGCACGCGGTCGGTGAGGCCGCTTTCGACGACGCGGCCGTCCTTCATCACCATCATGCGCTGCGACAGCAACCGCGCCACGGCGAGGTCGTGAGTGACGACGATGGCGGCGAGGCCAAGATCGGTGACCAGCCCGCGCAACAGGTCGAGCAGGCGCGCCTGCACCGAGACGTCGAGGCCACCGGTGGGCTCGTCCATGAACACCAGCCGTGGGCCGGTGACGAGATTGCGGGCGATCTGCAGGCGCTGGCGCATGCCGCCGGAAAAGGCGCGCGGCTCGTCGTCGATGCGGTCTTCCTCGATCTCGACGCGCGACAGCCAGTCGACGGCTGTGGCGCGGATCTTGCCATAGTGACGGTCGCCGACCGCCATCAGCCGCTCGCCGACATTGGCGCCGGCCGACACCGTCATGCGCAGGCCATCGGCCGGGTTCTGGTGGACAAAGCCCCAGTCGGTGCGCATCAGGAACCGGCGCTCGGCCTCGCTCATGCGGTAGAGCTCGCGGAACTGGCCGTCGCGCATACGGTAGCTGGCGGTGCCGGAGGAGGGCAACAGCCGTGTCGACAGGCAGTTGAGCAGTGTCGTCTTGCCGGAACCGGATTCGCCGACGACGGCCAGGACTTCACCCGGCCACAGGTCGAAGGAGACGTTGTCGCAGCCGACGCGCGAGCCGTAGAATTTGGACAGCGCCGAGACGCGCAGCAGTGGTTCGTCGGTCATTGTGCCGGCTCCAAGTTTCCTGCGGCAGGGGTTTCCGGGGCAAGATGGCCGCGATGGCCGTCCGCACGCCGTTTCTCGCAATGGTCGGTGTCGGAGCAGACGAACATGTGGCCGCCATGGTCGTCGAGGATGACCTCGTCGAGATAGACATTCTCGGCCGCGCACAGCGCGCAGGGCTGGTCGAAGGTCTGCACCTCGAACGGATGGTCCTCGAAGTCGAGGCTGACGACTTCGGTGAAGGGCGGCACCGCGTAGATGCGCTTTTCGCGGCCGGCGCCGAACAGCTGCAGGGCCGGTGAGCGATGCATCTTGGGATTGTCGAATTTCGGCGTCGGCGACGGGTCCATCACATAGCGGCCCTCGACCTTGACCGGATAGGCATAGGTGGTGGCGATGCGGCCGTGCTTGGCGATGTCCTCATAGAGCTTCACATGCATGAGCCCGTATTCCTCCAGCGCATGCATTTTGCGCGTTTCTGTCTCGCGCGGTTCGAGGAAGCGCAGCGGCTCGGGGATCGGCACCTGGTAGACCAGCACCTGGCCTGCCGTCAGCGGATGCTCGGGGATACGGTGGCGGGTCTGGATGATGGTGGCGGTGGCGGTATCCGTCGTCACCGCGACATTGGCGACCTTCTTGAAGAAGGCGCGGATCGAGACCGCATTGGTGGTGTCGTCGGCGCCCTGGTCGATGACCTTCAGCACATCATCAGGGCCGATGATCGAGG
Protein-coding regions in this window:
- the phnK gene encoding phosphonate C-P lyase system protein PhnK, translated to MTDEPLLRVSALSKFYGSRVGCDNVSFDLWPGEVLAVVGESGSGKTTLLNCLSTRLLPSSGTASYRMRDGQFRELYRMSEAERRFLMRTDWGFVHQNPADGLRMTVSAGANVGERLMAVGDRHYGKIRATAVDWLSRVEIEEDRIDDEPRAFSGGMRQRLQIARNLVTGPRLVFMDEPTGGLDVSVQARLLDLLRGLVTDLGLAAIVVTHDLAVARLLSQRMMVMKDGRVVESGLTDRVLDDPRAPYTQLLVSSILQV
- a CDS encoding alpha-D-ribose 1-methylphosphonate 5-phosphate C-P-lyase PhnJ, which gives rise to MTDIATYNFAYLDEQTKRMIRRAILKGIAIPGYQVPFASREMPMPYGWGTGGVQVTASIIGPDDVLKVIDQGADDTTNAVSIRAFFKKVANVAVTTDTATATIIQTRHRIPEHPLTAGQVLVYQVPIPEPLRFLEPRETETRKMHALEEYGLMHVKLYEDIAKHGRIATTYAYPVKVEGRYVMDPSPTPKFDNPKMHRSPALQLFGAGREKRIYAVPPFTEVVSLDFEDHPFEVQTFDQPCALCAAENVYLDEVILDDHGGHMFVCSDTDHCEKRRADGHRGHLAPETPAAGNLEPAQ